In one Dreissena polymorpha isolate Duluth1 chromosome 7, UMN_Dpol_1.0, whole genome shotgun sequence genomic region, the following are encoded:
- the LOC127837994 gene encoding uncharacterized protein LOC127837994, giving the protein MDMGSGYTPPFLLVAPRKIRVNYDTPTRLCNILGVGRQLAQAIVLIRENTGNLLPDTLEAIIGRPLTFGDMTELDFSTNPALFREALGYGDGAEHVGEGGMGRSIANRPIDPHERWIDMSVLEKDSVSQDRERAQLEAQISALEADVAQWDDFLPQIAKPLLPKRLLLQPDNMMTSIPKPFNVASSVPAPPPLLGLPQSRDNGPTGSHRASKGPRAPNGLPVPIPSTITIPIPSNAPVFNYLPGPSNPPGPSIPPTQKDRDVLTKLPKSLLYDGQSNWFVFQSKFERYARVQDWSDAECADCLGWCLTGKAVNFYALLSEGRGTVPYAELMQRLQERFGARELTATAQGRFHVSHQELGESLDNWSDRALKLATAAFRDLPYAYAAEQAVTKFCHGLIDEEAGKHVSLQLPTSMGDAINMLKIYSHVQSACAAAPRYTQATEQEESRWVQEVKKAPTADEVSVSAVDKLTQVVEKLLDAVERLSNSFGSSAVDPFVRQPGKPFRNKKGYAEYPVECPYPGKVRNRWYDDQRQVMYPAGAGGGGARGHRNQSSKVRPEGSYRGRYGSNWGHFHAMSLPNHKEKEPVVVAATTKQLGQPEVDHVNQLGPVSQFCMKVQHAKDVHDAVPLVLPTVPDVVSDPRMVIGESTEGDHGDPVCDDEFRVQRVAVQSAEAAKSMATDRADQVGAKIAQRKAAETTPATGRSVPVRRATEVAACDRRGGGACGCRVTPDDSWEGGFRRLVRRGSKGWRPSSSRRWERSQRWKLGWRPPERLTSKICTA; this is encoded by the coding sequence atggatatgGGAAGTGGATATACCCCACCATTTTTACTGGTAGCCCCCAGAAAAATTCGAGTGAACTACGACACTCCCACTAGATTATGCAATATTCTGGGTGTGGGCAGACAACTGGCACAGGCCATTGTTTTGATACGGGAAAATACGGGAAATTTGTTACCAGATACTTTAGAGGCAATTATAGGGCGGCCGCTGACCTTTGGTGACATGACCGAGTTGGATTTTAGTACTAACCCCGCATTATTTAGAGAAGCCCTGGGGTATGGGGATGGGGCGGAACATGTTGGGGAGGGTGGAATGGGGCGGTCAATCGCAAATAGGCCCATCGACCCACACGAAAGGTGGATAGATATGTCTGTGCTTGAGAAGGACTCGGTAAGTCAGGATCGCGAGAGGGCCCAACTCGAAGCCCAAATTTCGGCTCTTGAGGCGGACGTAGCTCAATGGGACGATTTTCTTCCCCAGATTGCAAAGCCTTTGCTCCCAAAGCGTCTGTTGTTACAGCCGGACAATATGATGACAAGCATACCGAAACCGTTTAATGTCGCATCAAGCGTCCCCGCCCCGCCCCCTTTGTTAGGTTTGCCCCAGAGTAGGGACAATGGGCCTACGGGATCCCATCGTGCCTCAAAGGGCCCTCGTGCCCCGAATGGTCTACCTGTCCCAATTCCGTCTACCATCACTATTCCCATACCCAGCAATGCACCGGTTTTCAATTATTTGCCCGGACCAAGCAACCCTCCTGGCCCAAGTATTCCCCCGACACAGAAAGATCgggatgttctgacaaaattgcctaagagcctgctatatgatgggcagagcaattggtttgtttttcagagcAAGTTTGAGCGCTACGCAAGGGTGCAAGATTGGTCTGACGCAGAATGCGCCGATTGCCTTGGTTGGTGTTTGACAGGAAAGGCGGTCAATTTCTATGCGTTGCTTTCCGAAGGGAGAGGGACGGTGCCTTACGCAGAGCTAATGCAGCGACTGCAGGAGCGTTTTGGCGCCAGGGAGCTTACCGCCACCGCGCAGGGCCGTTTCCACGTTTCCCATCAGGAATTAGGCGAGTCCCTAGACAATTGGTCAGATCGGGCGCTGAAGCTGGCAACAGCGGCGTTTCGTGATCTGCCCTATGCATACGCCGCTGAACAggcagtgacgaagttttgtcacgGTTTGATTGACGAGGAGGCCGGCAAGCATGTTAGTCTGCAGTTACCAACATCTATGGGAGATGCGATAAACATGCTGAAGatatatagccatgttcagtCGGCTTGCGCCGCGGCTCCGAGGTATACCCAGGCGACTGAGCAAGAAGAGTCAAGGTGGGTTCAAGAGGTGAAGAAAGCACCCACTGCGGATGAGGTCAGTGTGTCggcggtcgacaaattgacccaggtggtcgaGAAGTTGCTTGATGCTGTGGAGAGATTGTCAAACTCTTTTGGAAGTTCGGCCGTTGATCCCTTTGTCCGACAACCGGGTAAGccgtttcgaaataaaaaaggctaTGCCGAATACCCTGTGGAGTGCCCCTACCCAGGGAAGGTCCGGAACCGGTGGTACGACGACCAACGCCAGGTTATGTATCCTGCGGGTGCGGGTGGCGGAGGTGCACGTGGGCATCGGAACCAAAGTTCAAAAGTCCGCCCTGAGGGATCGTATCGCGGCAGATATGGTTCCAACTGGGGACATTTTCATGCCATGTCCTTGCCCAACCATAAGGAGAAGGAGCCCGTTGTGGTAGCTGCGACGACTAAGCAGTTGGGCCAACCGGAAGTGGATCATGTAAACCAGCTAGGTCCGGTTTCCCAGTTCTGCATGAAGGTGCAGCATGCCAAGGACGTGCACGATGCAGTTCCCTTGGTGCTGCCAACAGTGCCAGATGTCGTCAGTGATCCAAGGATGGTCATTGGCGAGAGCACTGAAGGAGACCATGGAGATCCTGTGTGCGATGATGAATTTCGCGTGCAGCGCGTTGCGGTTCAGTCTGCGGAGGCGGCTAAAAGCATGGCGACCGACAGGGCCGACCAGGTGGGGGCCAAAATAGCCCAACGAAAAGCTGCTGAAACTACTCCGGCCACCGGAAGGTCAGTACCTGTCAGACGGGCGACAGAAGTTGCCGCGTGTGACCGCCGTGGGGGCGGCGCATGCGGATGCCGAGTTACCCCAGATGACAGCTGGGAAGGTGGTTTTCGAAGACTTGTTAGGCGTGGTTCCAaagggtggcgaccctctagttctcgccgctgggagcggtcccagcggtggaaattaggttggcgaccaccagagcgtctaacttccaaaatctgtaccgcctaa